A genomic segment from Nocardia cyriacigeorgica GUH-2 encodes:
- a CDS encoding bile acid:sodium symporter family protein yields the protein MGSTVFAVALPIALGIIMFGLGLTLTVGDFARVLRYPKAAIVALTCQLVVLPVICFGLVRLFGLDGALAVGMMLLAASPGGSSANLFSHIAGGNVALNVTLTAINSVLAVFTLPVVVGLSYAVFLDDAAGLGLQPAKFVQVFAIVLVPVALGMWVRHRWTEWALRRQRTVKIGSGVVLVLVVSAALLSEFGSFTEHVGELGAIALLLCTIGLGIGYGVPRLFGVRHGDAIAASMEIGIHNAALAIAVAATVLNNETMAVPAAVYGFLMNIPAGIATVAFARSRKDQAEVLAPSAS from the coding sequence ATGGGCTCAACTGTTTTCGCGGTCGCGCTGCCGATCGCCCTCGGCATCATCATGTTCGGCCTCGGGCTCACCTTGACCGTGGGCGATTTCGCCCGGGTGCTGCGGTATCCGAAGGCCGCGATCGTGGCGTTGACCTGTCAGCTGGTGGTGCTGCCGGTCATCTGTTTCGGCCTGGTGCGGCTGTTCGGGCTCGACGGCGCGCTCGCGGTGGGCATGATGCTGCTGGCCGCCTCCCCCGGTGGCTCATCGGCCAATCTGTTCAGCCATATCGCCGGCGGCAATGTGGCGTTGAATGTGACCCTCACCGCGATCAATTCGGTGCTGGCGGTGTTCACCCTCCCGGTCGTGGTGGGGCTGTCGTACGCGGTCTTCCTCGACGACGCGGCCGGTCTCGGGCTGCAACCGGCCAAGTTCGTGCAGGTGTTCGCCATCGTGCTGGTGCCGGTCGCGCTGGGCATGTGGGTGCGGCACCGGTGGACCGAGTGGGCGTTGCGCAGGCAGCGCACGGTCAAGATCGGCTCGGGCGTGGTGCTGGTGCTGGTGGTCAGTGCCGCGCTGCTGTCGGAATTCGGCTCCTTCACCGAGCATGTGGGCGAGCTCGGCGCGATCGCGCTGCTGCTGTGCACGATCGGCCTCGGCATCGGCTATGGCGTGCCGCGGCTGTTCGGGGTGCGCCACGGCGACGCGATCGCCGCCAGTATGGAAATCGGCATCCACAATGCGGCACTGGCCATCGCCGTCGCGGCGACGGTGCTGAACAACGAGACCATGGCAGTGCCCGCCGCGGTGTACGGCTTCCTGATGAACATCCCGGCGGGCATCGCGACCGTGGCGTTCGCGCGCTCGCGCAAGGATCAGGCCGAGGTACTGGCTCCCTCGGCGTCCTGA
- a CDS encoding PaaI family thioesterase → MIDSEGTKLFHQTMPFTERLGVEVLEHGPGLVRSRLAWDESLCTLGGAMHGGVLMSLADATAAVCAFLNLPEGASGTTTVESKSNFLRAIRSGHAVASSTALHPGRRFIVVETEIRDDAGKLVAKVTQTQAVL, encoded by the coding sequence ATGATCGATTCCGAGGGCACCAAGCTGTTCCATCAGACCATGCCGTTCACCGAACGGCTCGGCGTCGAAGTGCTCGAACACGGTCCCGGGCTGGTCCGCAGCAGGCTGGCCTGGGACGAATCGCTGTGCACGCTGGGCGGGGCGATGCACGGCGGCGTGCTCATGTCGCTGGCCGATGCCACCGCCGCGGTGTGCGCGTTCCTCAATCTGCCCGAGGGCGCGAGCGGCACGACCACCGTGGAGTCCAAGTCGAACTTCCTGCGCGCGATCCGGTCCGGCCACGCGGTCGCCTCCAGCACGGCGCTGCACCCGGGTCGCCGGTTCATCGTGGTGGAGACCGAAATCCGCGACGACGCCGGCAAACTCGTCGCCAAGGTGACCCAGACCCAGGCGGTCCTCTGA
- a CDS encoding CobW family GTP-binding protein, with protein MAQSIPVVIVAGFLGSGKTTLLNHLLRDNRGTRIGVVVNDFGAINIDAMLVAGQVDAMVSLGNGCVCCAVDVSELDELFDRLAQPSARIDVIVVEASGLAEPRNLIRMVAGSENPRIRYGGLVEVVDAEQFPDHRQRHPELADHLRLADLVVVNKADRVEPARLAALREEIAALIDPAPVYATSHGRIEPGLLFDEPLREAPRVAQQLSFDELLAEHHHDPSDGHRHLHDEYVTVSFTSSRDLDPRQLVGFLEDPPPGLFRAKGFAAFAVAGEHRKFVLHMVGRHLVCEPAAWRRGEDRTTRLVLIGSGLDAELALKRLNETVHTGEQLLDEQAMLPIWRHVPH; from the coding sequence GTGGCCCAGTCGATTCCTGTCGTGATCGTCGCCGGGTTCCTCGGGTCCGGCAAGACGACATTGCTCAACCACCTGCTCCGCGACAATCGCGGCACCCGGATCGGGGTCGTCGTCAACGACTTCGGCGCGATCAATATCGACGCGATGCTGGTGGCGGGTCAGGTCGATGCCATGGTCTCGCTCGGCAACGGCTGTGTGTGCTGTGCGGTCGACGTCAGCGAATTGGATGAGCTCTTCGATCGGCTCGCCCAGCCCAGCGCCCGCATCGACGTCATCGTGGTGGAGGCCAGCGGCCTGGCCGAACCGCGCAACCTGATCCGCATGGTGGCCGGCAGCGAGAATCCGCGCATCCGGTACGGCGGGCTGGTGGAAGTGGTCGACGCCGAACAGTTTCCGGACCATCGGCAACGTCATCCGGAATTGGCCGACCATCTGCGGCTGGCCGATCTGGTGGTGGTCAACAAGGCCGACCGGGTCGAGCCGGCCCGGCTCGCGGCGCTGCGCGAGGAGATCGCCGCCCTCATCGACCCGGCCCCGGTGTACGCGACCAGCCACGGCCGCATCGAGCCCGGACTGCTGTTCGACGAACCACTACGCGAAGCACCGCGGGTGGCACAGCAATTGAGTTTCGACGAACTGCTCGCCGAACACCATCACGATCCCAGCGACGGTCATCGTCACCTGCATGACGAGTACGTCACCGTGTCGTTCACCAGTTCCCGCGATCTCGACCCGAGGCAGCTGGTCGGCTTCCTGGAGGATCCGCCGCCGGGATTGTTCCGCGCCAAGGGCTTCGCCGCGTTCGCCGTCGCCGGGGAACATCGCAAATTCGTGCTGCACATGGTAGGAAGGCATCTCGTGTGCGAGCCGGCCGCATGGCGGCGCGGCGAGGATCGGACCACCCGGCTGGTCCTCATCGGGTCGGGCCTGGATGCCGAACTGGCGCTGAAACGGCTGAACGAGACCGTGCACACCGGCGAGCAGTTGCTCGACGAGCAGGCGATGCTGCCGATCTGGCGGCACGTGCCGCACTGA
- a CDS encoding MFS transporter gives MGNATEWFDYGVYAATATYLTDAFFPGDLGTLGTMLGFAISFVLRPLGGMVWGPLGDRIGRKAVLATTILLMAAATGLIGLLPTHGQVGVLAPILLIVLRVIQGFSTGGEYGGAATYLAECANDRKRGFLGSFLEFGTLGGFVGGSAVVLACQLAIGSDAMHDWGWRIPFLLAIPLGLIGWYLRAKLDESPVFTEVAENPHPPTGLRELIGSYPRELLTLAGLVVALNVVNYTLLTYQPTYLQKTIGLDESTTTTMMLIGQLVMMVCIPFFGGLSDRVGRRPLWLFSLVGLTVLAVPMYWLMGVGTGWAVLGFVVLGLFYIPQLATISATFPAIFPTHVRYAGFALGYNVSTAVFGGTAPLVNEAVIESTGWSLFPAYYMIGATLIGLVAWAFLRETAGTSIRGTEVPDASTDEIPVTVKTAVA, from the coding sequence ATGGGCAATGCCACCGAGTGGTTCGACTACGGCGTCTACGCCGCGACGGCCACCTACCTCACCGACGCGTTCTTCCCCGGAGACCTCGGGACGCTGGGCACCATGCTCGGCTTTGCCATCTCCTTCGTGCTGCGCCCGCTGGGCGGCATGGTGTGGGGCCCGCTCGGTGACCGCATCGGCCGCAAGGCCGTGCTGGCCACCACCATTCTGCTGATGGCCGCCGCCACCGGCCTGATCGGCCTGCTGCCCACACACGGCCAGGTCGGCGTGCTCGCGCCGATCCTGCTGATCGTGCTGCGGGTGATCCAGGGCTTCTCCACCGGCGGTGAGTACGGCGGCGCCGCCACCTATCTGGCCGAATGCGCCAACGACCGCAAACGCGGCTTCCTCGGCAGCTTCCTGGAGTTCGGCACGCTGGGTGGGTTCGTCGGCGGCTCGGCCGTGGTGCTGGCCTGCCAGCTGGCCATCGGCTCCGACGCCATGCACGACTGGGGCTGGCGCATCCCGTTCCTGCTGGCGATTCCGCTCGGCCTGATCGGCTGGTACCTGCGGGCCAAGCTCGACGAGTCCCCGGTCTTCACCGAAGTCGCCGAGAACCCGCACCCGCCGACCGGGCTGCGCGAGCTGATCGGCTCCTACCCGCGCGAGCTGCTCACCCTGGCCGGGCTGGTCGTCGCGCTGAACGTGGTCAACTACACCCTGCTCACCTACCAGCCGACCTACCTCCAGAAGACGATCGGCCTCGACGAGTCGACCACCACCACGATGATGCTGATCGGCCAGCTGGTGATGATGGTCTGCATCCCGTTCTTCGGCGGCCTGTCCGACCGGGTCGGCCGGCGTCCGCTGTGGCTGTTCTCGCTGGTCGGCCTGACGGTGCTGGCGGTGCCGATGTACTGGCTGATGGGCGTGGGCACCGGCTGGGCCGTGCTGGGCTTCGTGGTGCTCGGGCTGTTCTACATCCCGCAGCTGGCCACCATCAGCGCGACCTTCCCCGCCATCTTCCCGACCCATGTCCGCTACGCCGGATTCGCGCTCGGCTACAACGTCTCGACCGCCGTGTTCGGCGGTACCGCCCCGCTGGTCAACGAGGCGGTCATCGAGTCGACCGGCTGGTCGCTGTTCCCGGCGTACTACATGATCGGCGCCACGCTGATCGGCCTAGTCGCCTGGGCGTTCCTGCGCGAGACGGCAGGCACCTCGATCCGCGGTACCGAGGTGCCCGACGCCAGCACCGACGAGATCCCGGTGACGGTGAAGACGGCAGTCGCCTGA
- a CDS encoding SMP-30/gluconolactonase/LRE family protein, whose product MPNAHPGHRSPRRRFTGRRFLGAPAAALLAVAAGFLAPAPALADPAACPPAAVSTATAARVPLLDWSENVGFDAEGNLWVSRTFRNVVERYDRAGNLTATVPVTFPGAVRPGPDGLMYVNFGNITTSTIMKTGGVVRFDPTAANPVPEVYVDNIGMANGAAFDDDGYLYVTDTGGGIIRVRRDGSIDREWTTAAPQDFGLNGIVVHGDALYVTLQSSPTARLLRVPIADPAHPSVLTELSPKSNPPALPDDLTMAPDGMLYVSTATGRLARVDAATGATCTVATTQPITALAVSPGPDGTVFAGTESGDVLRIELNQGN is encoded by the coding sequence TTGCCGAACGCGCATCCGGGACACCGCAGTCCGCGCCGTCGCTTCACCGGCCGCCGCTTCCTCGGCGCACCCGCCGCCGCATTGCTCGCGGTCGCTGCCGGTTTCCTGGCCCCGGCCCCCGCCCTGGCCGACCCGGCCGCCTGCCCGCCCGCCGCGGTGTCCACCGCGACGGCCGCCCGGGTCCCGCTGCTGGACTGGTCGGAGAATGTCGGCTTCGACGCCGAAGGCAACCTCTGGGTTTCGCGGACCTTCCGCAATGTCGTGGAGCGTTACGACCGGGCCGGCAATCTCACCGCCACCGTGCCGGTCACCTTCCCCGGTGCCGTGCGGCCGGGCCCCGACGGGCTGATGTATGTCAACTTCGGCAATATCACCACCAGCACGATCATGAAGACCGGCGGCGTGGTCCGCTTCGATCCGACCGCCGCGAATCCGGTGCCGGAGGTCTACGTCGACAACATCGGCATGGCCAATGGCGCCGCCTTCGACGACGACGGCTACCTCTACGTCACCGACACCGGCGGCGGCATCATCCGGGTGCGCCGCGACGGCAGCATCGACCGCGAATGGACCACTGCCGCGCCGCAGGACTTCGGCCTCAACGGCATCGTCGTGCACGGCGACGCGCTGTATGTGACGTTGCAGTCGAGCCCGACCGCCCGCCTGCTGCGGGTCCCGATCGCCGATCCGGCGCATCCGAGCGTGCTGACCGAGCTGTCGCCGAAGTCGAATCCGCCTGCGCTGCCCGACGACCTGACCATGGCCCCCGACGGCATGCTCTATGTGAGCACCGCGACCGGCCGGTTGGCCCGCGTCGACGCCGCCACCGGCGCCACCTGCACGGTGGCCACCACCCAGCCGATCACCGCGCTCGCGGTGTCCCCCGGCCCGGACGGCACCGTGTTCGCGGGCACCGAGAGCGGGGACGTGCTGCGTATCGAGTTGAACCAGGGCAACTGA
- a CDS encoding molybdenum cofactor biosynthesis protein MoaE — protein MTTGDLVRLAEISDRPLDPAVVDAAVAGPEHGAVVVFTGVVRNHDGGQAVSALEYSAHPDAQRFLRRCCAEQAESAGLPVAAVHRVGSLTIGDLAIVVAVAAPHRAEAFTACAELVDRIKHEVPIWKRQMFADGLSEWVNACG, from the coding sequence ATGACAACGGGTGATCTGGTGCGGCTGGCCGAGATCAGCGATCGGCCACTGGATCCGGCGGTGGTCGACGCCGCCGTGGCCGGCCCCGAGCACGGCGCGGTCGTGGTGTTCACCGGAGTGGTGCGCAACCACGATGGCGGGCAGGCGGTCTCGGCGCTGGAGTATTCGGCCCATCCGGACGCGCAACGGTTTCTGCGACGCTGCTGCGCCGAGCAGGCCGAGTCCGCCGGATTGCCGGTGGCTGCGGTGCATCGGGTGGGCAGCCTGACCATCGGCGATCTCGCCATCGTCGTCGCCGTCGCCGCCCCGCATCGGGCCGAGGCCTTCACCGCCTGTGCCGAACTGGTGGACCGGATCAAGCACGAGGTGCCGATCTGGAAGCGCCAGATGTTCGCCGACGGTCTGTCGGAATGGGTCAACGCCTGCGGCTGA
- a CDS encoding DMT family transporter has translation MAWAVLIVSGVLEAVWATALGKSEGFTRLAPSAVFAVALTLSMVGLAYAMRTLPVGTSYAVWVGIGAALTVVYAMATGTESISVVKIGLLVLIVGAVVGLKLAH, from the coding sequence ATGGCATGGGCAGTACTGATCGTTTCCGGCGTTCTCGAAGCCGTCTGGGCCACCGCGCTCGGCAAATCCGAGGGCTTCACCCGGCTCGCTCCCTCCGCGGTCTTCGCCGTCGCCCTCACCTTGTCGATGGTCGGGCTCGCCTACGCGATGCGCACCTTGCCGGTGGGCACCTCGTACGCGGTGTGGGTCGGCATCGGCGCCGCCCTCACCGTCGTGTACGCGATGGCCACCGGCACGGAGAGCATCTCGGTGGTCAAGATCGGCCTGCTGGTGCTGATCGTCGGTGCGGTGGTGGGCCTGAAGCTGGCCCACTGA
- a CDS encoding sigma-70 family RNA polymerase sigma factor has protein sequence MCTDDGLASVLAEDRALLHWRAMHALGDQGLAEQAVQETLLRAWRSCARFDERKGSLRTWLLAIERNVLIDMARARASRPGDTGWEEVSELSDVRYSHPDFADGLVDGLLVDDLLARLPDSQRAAVVEVILRDRAYQEVAAEFGVPVGTVKTRVHYALRTLRQLPRAA, from the coding sequence TTGTGCACCGACGACGGTCTGGCCTCGGTGCTGGCCGAGGACCGCGCGCTACTGCATTGGCGGGCCATGCACGCGCTCGGCGATCAGGGCCTGGCCGAGCAGGCGGTCCAGGAGACGCTGCTGCGGGCCTGGCGTTCCTGTGCCCGCTTCGACGAACGCAAGGGCAGTCTGCGGACCTGGCTGCTGGCCATCGAACGCAATGTGTTGATCGATATGGCGCGGGCACGGGCGAGCAGACCCGGCGACACCGGCTGGGAAGAGGTCTCCGAACTCAGCGACGTCCGCTATTCCCATCCGGACTTCGCCGACGGCCTGGTGGACGGTTTGCTGGTGGACGATCTGCTGGCGCGTCTGCCCGATTCGCAGCGCGCCGCGGTGGTCGAAGTGATCCTGCGCGACCGCGCCTATCAGGAAGTCGCAGCCGAATTCGGCGTCCCGGTTGGCACGGTCAAGACCCGTGTCCACTATGCGCTGCGGACCCTGCGGCAGCTGCCGCGAGCGGCCTGA
- a CDS encoding SDR family oxidoreductase, whose translation MTRTKILITGASAGLGAEMARQFAAKGRDLALCARRLDALETLRDELTSAHPGITVAVRALDVDDHAAIPHVFAELRDELGGLDRVIVNAGIGKGAKIGTGRADANLATATTDFVSALAQAEAALEIFRDQNSGHLVLVSSMSAVRGFPGKRAAYSASKAGLAALGDGLATELRKSPIAVTTLLPGFIATEMVSQAGDTRMIAPLDKGVAAMVSAIEAERVRACVPGWPWQLFDLVLPRLPRAVIAKIG comes from the coding sequence ATGACGAGGACCAAGATTCTGATCACCGGCGCGAGTGCCGGGCTCGGCGCGGAAATGGCACGCCAGTTCGCCGCCAAAGGCCGCGATCTCGCCCTGTGCGCACGGCGCCTGGACGCGCTCGAGACACTGCGCGACGAACTGACCTCCGCCCATCCGGGCATCACCGTCGCGGTGCGCGCGCTCGACGTCGACGACCACGCCGCGATCCCCCACGTCTTCGCCGAACTGCGCGACGAACTCGGCGGGCTCGACCGGGTGATCGTCAACGCAGGGATCGGCAAGGGCGCGAAGATCGGCACCGGGCGCGCCGACGCCAATCTGGCCACCGCGACGACCGATTTCGTCAGTGCGCTGGCGCAGGCCGAGGCGGCGCTCGAGATCTTCCGGGACCAGAACTCCGGCCATCTGGTGCTGGTCTCCTCGATGAGCGCGGTCCGGGGATTCCCGGGCAAGCGGGCCGCGTATTCGGCGAGCAAGGCCGGGTTGGCGGCATTGGGCGACGGGCTGGCCACCGAGCTGCGCAAATCACCGATCGCGGTGACCACCCTGCTGCCCGGCTTCATCGCCACCGAGATGGTCTCCCAGGCCGGCGACACCCGGATGATCGCCCCGCTGGACAAGGGCGTCGCCGCGATGGTCTCGGCGATCGAGGCCGAGCGGGTCCGCGCGTGTGTGCCCGGATGGCCTTGGCAGCTGTTCGATCTCGTGCTCCCCCGGCTGCCGCGCGCTGTGATCGCCAAGATCGGCTGA
- a CDS encoding AraC family transcriptional regulator ligand-binding domain-containing protein: MRTDQITLHRFVIGELTAAGLDRDKLIRDIGLPAWALASPEAYVPSEIFARLWEVAEHELGDPAVPLRVASRYSMGCLGLYDYLFSTAPDLGSGLRTLGPYVTAVTTNHRWGLVAENDDEVTLSIEMVDTNGHSRDRIHLWGLAAVVARSRLVISAPVVPVRVRLRQAPPKSLDAYVELFGTTDIEFHSSMDAVTFRAADMNLPLASTDPTLATVLKPLADALPPPPPLATTWADQVATALAKALEVGEVSLEAVARRMATSPRTLQRRLMEAGTTWRQEVDRARAARLAEATATGPITRARQAQLLGYTDPGSIRRAARRWSITGTHRRCEQLD, from the coding sequence ATGCGTACTGACCAGATCACGTTGCATCGGTTCGTCATCGGCGAGCTCACCGCGGCCGGATTGGACCGGGACAAGCTGATCCGGGACATCGGACTTCCCGCATGGGCACTGGCCAGCCCGGAGGCGTACGTGCCGAGTGAGATCTTCGCCCGCCTGTGGGAAGTCGCCGAACACGAACTCGGCGATCCCGCCGTGCCGCTGCGGGTGGCGAGCCGCTACAGCATGGGTTGCCTGGGGCTCTACGACTACCTGTTCTCCACCGCGCCCGACCTCGGCTCCGGACTGCGCACGCTCGGCCCGTATGTCACCGCGGTGACGACCAATCACCGCTGGGGACTGGTCGCCGAGAACGACGACGAGGTGACGCTGTCGATCGAGATGGTCGACACCAACGGCCACAGCCGCGACCGGATCCATCTGTGGGGACTGGCGGCCGTGGTCGCGCGCAGCCGGCTGGTGATCTCCGCGCCGGTGGTCCCGGTGCGGGTGCGGCTGCGGCAGGCGCCGCCGAAATCGCTGGACGCCTACGTCGAACTCTTCGGCACCACCGACATCGAATTCCACTCGTCGATGGACGCGGTCACCTTCCGCGCCGCCGATATGAATCTGCCGCTCGCCTCGACCGATCCCACCCTGGCGACGGTGCTCAAGCCGCTGGCCGATGCCTTGCCACCGCCGCCGCCGCTGGCCACGACCTGGGCCGATCAGGTGGCCACGGCCCTGGCCAAGGCCCTGGAGGTGGGCGAGGTGTCGCTGGAAGCGGTAGCGCGCCGGATGGCGACGAGCCCGCGGACGTTGCAGCGCAGGCTGATGGAGGCTGGAACGACGTGGCGGCAAGAGGTGGATCGGGCACGCGCCGCGCGGCTCGCCGAGGCGACGGCGACCGGCCCGATCACACGGGCCCGGCAGGCGCAGTTGCTCGGCTATACCGATCCGGGTTCGATTCGGCGGGCGGCGCGGCGCTGGTCGATCACCGGCACGCATCGCCGCTGCGAGCAGTTGGACTGA
- a CDS encoding N-acetylmuramoyl-L-alanine amidase, which produces MKPNFVKAGLCAVVSTALALTPSAVTATAEPISPEMATKLAGKIVFLDPGHQGPNHTENLARQVSDGRGGTKDCQTTGMTTLNGVAEHTINWNVAQLVKTSLESLGARVVLSRQDDSGWGGCIDERARAANESGAAVAVSIHADGAPAQYRGFHVIVPQLPIPDAKADQVQSTQGLAASKAMRDAYLSSGFPSANYAGVVDGLQTRADVAGPALTTVPDVFIEMGNGANPEDAALLESGDGQLKHAIAITTGLVSFLLGAPPSADTPAAAPGTGVDTPAAAPAPQDQATTAPTTTAAAPTTTGGPEPAPAGSPTPEQTSTPALTTTTAAPAAPAQRPGVNNSRTAPGSNAPQTQAAPTTPKTAPSTTKSPSGSSSTSPDSGKAQDSEDGIVGTVMELLMPLAKALGMDDTAITAELINLAYTLAAALFSPTD; this is translated from the coding sequence ATGAAGCCGAACTTCGTCAAGGCTGGTCTCTGCGCCGTCGTCAGCACGGCGCTGGCGCTGACCCCATCCGCCGTCACCGCGACCGCGGAACCGATATCGCCGGAGATGGCCACCAAGCTGGCGGGCAAGATCGTCTTCCTCGATCCCGGCCATCAGGGCCCCAACCACACCGAGAATCTGGCGCGGCAGGTCAGCGACGGCCGCGGCGGCACCAAGGACTGCCAGACCACCGGCATGACCACGCTCAACGGCGTCGCCGAGCACACCATCAACTGGAATGTGGCCCAGCTGGTGAAGACCTCGCTGGAAAGCCTCGGCGCCCGGGTGGTGCTCAGCCGCCAGGACGACAGCGGCTGGGGCGGGTGCATCGACGAGCGGGCCAGGGCCGCCAATGAATCCGGTGCGGCCGTCGCGGTCAGCATTCACGCCGACGGTGCGCCCGCGCAGTATCGCGGCTTCCACGTCATCGTGCCGCAGCTGCCGATCCCCGATGCCAAGGCCGATCAGGTCCAGTCCACTCAGGGCCTCGCCGCGTCGAAGGCGATGCGCGATGCGTACCTGTCGTCGGGGTTCCCGTCGGCGAACTACGCCGGTGTCGTCGACGGTTTGCAGACCCGCGCCGACGTGGCCGGGCCCGCGCTGACGACCGTGCCCGATGTGTTCATCGAAATGGGCAATGGCGCCAACCCGGAGGACGCCGCGCTGCTGGAATCCGGTGACGGACAGTTGAAGCACGCCATCGCGATCACCACCGGATTGGTGAGCTTCCTGCTCGGCGCGCCGCCGTCGGCCGATACGCCTGCCGCGGCACCCGGTACCGGCGTCGATACTCCCGCGGCAGCGCCCGCGCCGCAGGATCAGGCGACGACGGCGCCGACCACCACCGCCGCCGCCCCCACGACGACCGGCGGGCCGGAGCCGGCACCGGCCGGTTCGCCGACTCCCGAGCAGACCAGCACCCCGGCGCTGACCACCACCACGGCGGCCCCGGCGGCTCCGGCGCAACGGCCGGGTGTGAACAACTCCCGGACCGCACCGGGCTCGAACGCACCGCAGACGCAGGCCGCACCTACCACCCCGAAGACGGCGCCGAGTACGACGAAGTCGCCGAGCGGGTCGAGCAGCACCTCGCCGGACAGCGGCAAGGCACAGGATTCCGAGGACGGCATCGTCGGCACGGTGATGGAACTTCTGATGCCGCTGGCCAAGGCCCTCGGCATGGACGACACCGCGATCACCGCCGAACTGATCAACCTGGCCTACACGCTGGCCGCCGCGCTGTTCTCGCCGACCGACTGA
- a CDS encoding PaaI family thioesterase, giving the protein MGDADTPPFAEIVNAAMEHTIPIAHTMGVQAAEVRRGYAATTVPVEGNGNHFGVMYAGVLFTVAEILGGAIAIATFDNSEFYPLVKDLHIYFRKPVKTDVRAEATLPEAEIERIVAEATAAGKSDFTLTAVVTDADGVVVAETEGLYQLRAHGK; this is encoded by the coding sequence ATGGGCGACGCCGACACCCCTCCCTTCGCCGAGATCGTCAACGCGGCGATGGAGCACACCATCCCGATCGCGCACACCATGGGCGTGCAGGCGGCCGAGGTGCGGCGCGGTTACGCGGCCACCACGGTGCCCGTCGAGGGCAACGGCAACCACTTCGGGGTGATGTACGCGGGCGTGCTGTTCACCGTCGCCGAGATCCTCGGTGGCGCGATCGCGATCGCCACCTTCGACAACTCGGAGTTCTATCCGCTGGTCAAGGATCTGCACATCTATTTCCGCAAGCCGGTAAAGACCGATGTGCGGGCCGAGGCGACGCTGCCCGAGGCGGAGATCGAGCGCATCGTCGCCGAGGCCACCGCGGCGGGCAAATCCGATTTCACCCTCACCGCCGTGGTCACCGATGCCGACGGCGTGGTGGTCGCGGAAACCGAAGGGCTCTACCAGCTCCGGGCACACGGCAAGTAA